The Obesumbacterium proteus DNA window CACGCAGGCAACGAGAAGATTAATCACCCGTTGAGCCTTAGGCGTACTTAACCATGGCGCTAACCACGCCGCGAGCAATGCCAATGAAAAGAACCAAATCGCAGAAGCGCTTACGGCGCCAAAAGCAAACCAACTACGGGCGTCCGCTGCAAGCTGTCCACCTAGGCTTCCCAGCACCACAAACGTATCTAAATAGACATGCGGGTTAAGCCATGTCACAGCCAGCATGGTCACTACAATCCGCCAGCGGCTTTGCTGCACCACCTCAGCCCCCGTTTGAATCCCTTCTTTCGCCATTGCCGCACGAAAAGCGCCCCAGCCGTACCACAGCAAAAATGCGACTCCGCCCCAAGTCACTAACATCAACAACAACGGCGACTGACTCAACAGCGCGCTACCGCCAAAAATACCGCCACAGATCAAAACAATATCGCTAAGCGCGCATAGACAGGCAATCATCAGATGATACTGACGGCGGATCCCCTGGCTTAAGACAAACGTATTTTGTGGGCCCAGCGGTAAAATCATGGCTGCGCTCAAGGCAAAGCCCTGTAAAAAAACAGAAAACATGGGAGGTTCCTCGAAAATATAGCTGCGTCCCAACGAGAGGATGGGCCGGAATGGCAGCGATATTACGCCGAGATGTTAAGAAGAGGAAATGGATGATTCTTATCGGGGATTAGAGTAGCTAATACAGGAGAACCTAGAATCTCCCCTCCCAACCTCCTCATTTGCAAGAAGAGGCTATGGAGGGGAACTTGTTAATGATTATTCCTGCTCAGCCTTGCGCACAGCG harbors:
- the argO gene encoding arginine exporter ArgO; the encoded protein is MFSVFLQGFALSAAMILPLGPQNTFVLSQGIRRQYHLMIACLCALSDIVLICGGIFGGSALLSQSPLLLMLVTWGGVAFLLWYGWGAFRAAMAKEGIQTGAEVVQQSRWRIVVTMLAVTWLNPHVYLDTFVVLGSLGGQLAADARSWFAFGAVSASAIWFFSLALLAAWLAPWLSTPKAQRVINLLVACVMWVIALQLARNGLHL